From the genome of Anopheles moucheti chromosome 3, idAnoMoucSN_F20_07, whole genome shotgun sequence, one region includes:
- the LOC128305815 gene encoding LOW QUALITY PROTEIN: transmembrane protease serine 9-like (The sequence of the model RefSeq protein was modified relative to this genomic sequence to represent the inferred CDS: deleted 1 base in 1 codon) translates to MVHTEWLQRNRTLKQTNNMHAFSYCTPLCWKLVLVSLCWLVSAEENGGCPACVCGKPSNSPLPNTVRVIGGQTSDIDRFPWMAALYYRERFTCGGSLINDRYVLTAAHCVARLDAAEFEVYLRRPNIVILNADAIHRRVTRIVLNWYQQVRNNNDVALLLLKDPIRAEDGLVPICLPVDASTFEGRDAIVTGWGTTESGELSEHLQQLTVPILTNQQCRKSGYFRFQITAKMLCAGYLEGGRDSCQGDSGGPLQLTKSESGQQQIVGVVSWGNECAQRNYPGVYARVTRFVSWIRRQSRGACWCTG, encoded by the exons ATGGTGCATACTGAATGGTTGCAACGAAATCGCACCCTCAAGCAA ACCAATAACATGCACGCGTTCAGCTATTGCACGCCACTCTGCTGGAAGCTGGTGCTAGTGTCCTTGTGTTGGCTGGTCAGTGCGGAGGAAAATGGCGGATGTCCGGCATGTG TTTGCGGTAAGCCGTCCAACTCACCGTTGCCGAACACGGTGCGTGTGATCGGTGGCCAAACGTCTGACATTGACCGATTTCCTTGGATGGCGGCACTCTACTATCGGGAACGGTTCACCTGCGGTGGAAGTTTGATTAACGATCGATATGTCCTGACGGCGGCTCACTGTGTGGCACGGCTGGATGCGGCTGAGTTCGAGGTGTACCTAAGGCGTCCGAACATTGTCATCCTGAACGCGGACGCCATCCATCGCCGGGTGACTCGCATCGTATTGAATTGGTACCAACAAGTCAGAAATAACAACGATGTGGCACTGTTACTGTTGAAAGATCCGATTCGGGCTGAGGATGGACTGGTTCCGATCTGTCTCCCCGTCGATGCCTCGACCTTTGAAGGAAGGGACGCAATCGTTACGGGTTGGGGCACGACCGAAAGTGGCGAGTTGTCGGAGCACTTGCAGCAACTGACCGTGCCCATCCTGACCAACCAGCAGTGCCGAAAGTCGGGTTACTTTCGCTTCCAAATCACGGCGAAAATGTTGTGTGCCGGGTATCTGGAGGGTGGACGCGATTCCTGCCAGGGCGATAGTGGTGGCCCACTGCAGCTGACGAAGAGTGAAAGCGGTCAGCAGCAGATTGTGGGCGTTGTGTCCTGGGGCAACGAGTGCGCCCAACGGAACTATCCCGGGGTGTACGCGAGAGTTACCCGGTTTGTGAGCTGGATTCGGAGGCAAAGCCGTGGTGCTTGCTGGTGCACTGGGTGA
- the LOC128300271 gene encoding synaptotagmin-1, protein MKTPIVSWFSQSVDGVNPTQIAIYGSVSFLVVSLLGLLIYITCSKRYRLNWYEKNLLESAKEREAAQRSSHQGHITCPIAYNVDAVAGTSRYLNRANGGSGGSPQTRADHPPFWASQGLYRKSDSRGQLIDTSDEETTGEDSGDSACSSSRSVIAAPSGAVAIASTGKHVVLVTSSPAKPTTSMVSTAAATAGGGTAGATKVDQAKIDMLDSVSTCSTVSRDELGGEDARGAIHLTLSYDPAAGILNVKLVEAQDLQPQDFSGTADPYAKIRLLPDRNNMWQTRIHKKTLNPVFDEDFVFEVRSATIGRRTLEILLFDFDAYSRHVCIGGVQFPLAQVCLAERIDIWRPLLPYTEQDNKQDLGDLMVSLSYLPAAEKLTVVIIKARNLRVIDGTRNSSDPYVKVCLYNADGRRIKKRKTTVARNTTAPVYNEALTFDISREMLRDCSIEFQVLHDSLLGRNETLGRATVGSGPEFRQENRKFFDELFRTRAATAQWISLCELKMKSDAGSKKK, encoded by the exons ATGAAGACCCCAATCGTTAGTTGGTTCAGCCAGTCGGTGGATGGCGTAAATCCCACACAGATAGCCATCTACGGTTCGGTATCGTTCCTTGTCGTCTCGCTGCTTGGTCTGCTGATTTACATTACCTGTTCGAAGCGTTATCGGCTCAACTGGTACGAAAAGAACCTGCTGGAATCGGCCAAGGAGCGTGAAGCGGCTCAACGGAGCAG CCACCAGGGACACATAACCTGCCCAATTGCGTACAACGtcgatgctgttgctgggaCGTCGCGCTACCTAAATCGAGCCAACGGTGGGAGCGGTGGCAGCCCCCAGACGCGAGCCGACCATCCACCGTTCTGGGCGTCGCAGGGACTTTACCGGAAAAGTGACAGCCGGGGGCAGTTGATTGACACGTCGGATG agGAAACGACCGGCGAGGACAGTGGTGATTCTGCCTGCAGCAGTAGTAGGTCAGTTATTGCGGCACCCAGCGGTGCGGTGGCCATCGCAAGCACGGGTAAACATGTAGTGCTTGTTACGTCAAGCCCGGCCAAACCGaccacctcgatggtgtctaCGGCGGCGGCAACCGCTGGAGGAGGCACGGCCGGTGCGACCAAGGTTGACCAAGCGAAGATCGATATGCTGGACTCCGTCAGCACGTGCAGTACGGTTAGCCGGGACGAGCTAGGCGGTGAGGACGCCCGCGGTGCAATACATCTAACACTGAGCTACGATCCTGCCGCTGGCATCCTGAACGTGAAGCTGGTCGAG GCCCAGGACCTGCAGCCACAGGACTTTAGCGGGACGGCCGACCCGTACGCCAAGATAAGGTTGCTGCCGGATCGGAACAATATGTGGCAGACGAGGATTCACAAGAAAACGCTCAATCCCG TGTTTGATGAGGATTTTGTGTTTGAGGTGCGTTCGGCTACGATCGGCAGGCGAACACTCGAGATTCTCCTATTCGACTTTGACGCGTACTCGCGCCACGTGTGCATCGGTGGCGTACAGTTCCCGCTGGCACAGGTTTGCCTTGCCGAACGGATAGACATCTGGCGTCCACTACTACCCTACACCGAACAGGACAACAAGCAGGATCTGGGCGATTTAATGGTGTCGCTGTCATATCTGCCCGCAGCCGAAAAGCTCACGGTCGTCATCATCAAGGCACGCAATCTGCGCGTCATCGACGGTACACGAAATTCCTCCGATCCGTACGTGAAGGTGTGCCTGTACAATGCGGATGGGCGGCGAATCAAGAAGCGCAAGACGACGGTGGCACGCAATACGACCGCACCCGTCTACAACGAGGCCCTGACCTTCGATATTAGTCGCGAAATGTTGCGAGACTGTTCGATCGAGTTCCAAGTGCTGCACGACAGTTTGTTGGGCAGGAATGAAACGCTCGGCCGTGCGACGGTCGGCAGCGGGCCGGAGTTTCGGCAGGAAAACCGGAAGTTTTTCGACGAGTTGTTCCGTACGCGGGCTGCTACCGCCCAGTGGATATCACTGTGCGAGCTGAAGATGAAGTCGGACGCAGGGTCGAAGAAAAAGTGA